Below is a genomic region from Deltaproteobacteria bacterium.
GGTAATTATAATATGGGACTTAAAGAACAGATTGTGTTTCCTGAAATTAATTACGATCGAATTGAGAAAACAAGAGGGATGAATATTACTATTTGTACTTCTGCTAAAAATGATTTGCATGGAAAAAGTTTATTAGAAGCTTTGGGTGTTCCATTTAGAAAATAGAGGAAATGAATGGCAAGATTATCATCAGTTGTAAAAAATAACAAAAAGAAGAATACGGCTATAAGATATTATAAGCATAGGGAAGATCTAAAGGAGAAGTCTTTAAATTTAAAACTCTCCTTAGAGGAAAGAATGGAATATAGATTAAAACTAAATAAGCTACCAAGAAATACTTCTTTGTCTAGACATAAAACTAGATGTGAGTTGACAGGGCGACCTAGGGGAAATTATAGAAAATTTGGGTTGTGTCGTTTAGAGTTTAGAAGACTAGCTCTTGATGGCAAAATTCCAGGCGTAACAAAGGCAAGTTGGTAAGAGGAAATATGGATACAATTGGACAGTTTTTAACAAGTATTAGAAATGCGGGTTCAGCTCGATTGGAAAAAGTGGATATGCCATCATCAAATATGAGATTTGGTATAGCTAAGATTTTGCAAGAAGAAGGTTATATCAAATCTTTCAAAATTGCTAAGGATTCGAAACAGGGAATCATGAGAATTTATTTGAAGTATGATGATATGGGTAAACATATAATTAATAAAATTCAGAGAGTGAGCACTCCTGGAAGACGATATTATTCTAAATCTACAGATATTCCTAATGTAAGATCTGGGTATGGAATTAGTATTTTAAGTACAAATAAGGGTGTATTATCTAGTAAAAAAGCGAAACAATATAAATTAGGCGGAGAGATTCTCTGCGAAGTTTGGTAAAGGAGCTTAAATGTCTAGAATAGGTAAATTACCAGTCTCTCTCGAAGCAGCTCAAGTTGATCTTAGTAATAAAAAATATATTGTTGTTAAAAGTGCAAAAAACTCTTTAATAATAAATAGACTTCCTGGTGTTGATATCAAATTGGTTGATAATAAACTACACTTGACTACATCTGTTGATAATAAAAAAACTAAGGCACTTTATGGTCTTCATAGAGCTCTTCTGCAAAATGCTGTAACTGGAGTTACTAAAGGTTTTTCTAAATCTCTTGATTTGAATGGTGTTGGTTATAGAGCTTCAATTAATGGTAAAAAATTGGAGCTTTCTTTAGGCTACAGTCATCCTATTTCATATTTAATTCCGGAGGGAATTGAAATTAAAGT
It encodes:
- the rpsH gene encoding 30S ribosomal protein S8, which produces MDTIGQFLTSIRNAGSARLEKVDMPSSNMRFGIAKILQEEGYIKSFKIAKDSKQGIMRIYLKYDDMGKHIINKIQRVSTPGRRYYSKSTDIPNVRSGYGISILSTNKGVLSSKKAKQYKLGGEILCEVW
- the rplF gene encoding 50S ribosomal protein L6, coding for MSRIGKLPVSLEAAQVDLSNKKYIVVKSAKNSLIINRLPGVDIKLVDNKLHLTTSVDNKKTKALYGLHRALLQNAVTGVTKGFSKSLDLNGVGYRASINGKKLELSLGYSHPISYLIPEGIEIKVEKQTNILISGSSKELVGQVAAKIRGFRSPEPYLGKGIKYTSETIKRKAGKSAGK
- the rpsN gene encoding 30S ribosomal protein S14 yields the protein MARLSSVVKNNKKKNTAIRYYKHREDLKEKSLNLKLSLEERMEYRLKLNKLPRNTSLSRHKTRCELTGRPRGNYRKFGLCRLEFRRLALDGKIPGVTKASW